tgattgtaggtcaattagtgactgaaatatataaatataactgtcaaatgccaaaagtaggtcacagtgaccttacttttttggtcgatacacttcgaagactcaagatgcatcaactgacaaagtcttgatgattgtaggtcaaatagtgtctgaaatatagtaatttagctgtcaaataccaaaagtaggtcacggtaacctactttttggtagacacaaaccgaagactgaagacgcatcaactgacaaagtttgatgatcctaggttatACAGTggccaaaatatgcatctaaaattgaaaatgtgaaatttgaatatctgcaaaattcaaaaaagtaggtcactgtgacctacttttttataaatatgtttcaaggcctcaagatgcatcaacttacaagatttgatgattctaaacctctcggtatttgaaataacaacttaaaatatatctataaatgataagccataaaattcagaaagtaggtcacggtgacctatttttcagttgactgcattttcaaggtcccatgatccaccaactgacaagttttgatgatcataggcttcaaagtgtccaaagatatgcatcaaaattaattttaaaaataaatacctgcaaaattcaaaaagtaggtcaccgtgacctacttttgagacaactagacacaaggtcctaagatgcatcaactgtcaaaatttgatgatcctagtccttataatgactaaaatatcaaagatttaaggaaatataaatttaggtcaactttgaagtgaccttgagaccacgcccttttgccccagggtaatgtcttgaacatttttaatctacaacatatcctcatccttatgtgtaagtttggtgataatctgccccagtggttcttgagaagaagattttttagcaaccactacttttgtttgtattttcctgattatctccccttgttaaagggtcacatccctctatttagtatgtatgaaagcccttgggccaatgataccctgtaacaaattttaaaaaaattggccaaggggttcttgagttttagccctttttctaaaaagtttacgcacaccccACAaatggctcagaagagctaaaaaaaacaaacaaactcaCAAACAGTTAAAACTGATTCATACTCAATGTGTAAAGAACCAAACTCACAAAAAGTAAATACAAACTCATACTCACTGAATGGGTAAAAATAAACTCatacatatttaaaatagaTTCATACTCAATGTGCAAGAATAAACTTGTACACAGTTAAAACAAGATTCATACTCNNNNNNNNNNNNNNNNNNNNNNNNNNNNNNNNNNNNNNNNNNNNNNNNNNNNNNNNNNNNNNNNNNNNNNNNNNNNNNNNNNNNNNNNNNNNNNNNNNNNNNNNNNNNNNNNNNNNNNNNNNNNNNNNNNNNNNNNNNNNNNNNNNNNNNNNNNNNNNNNNNNNNNNNNNNNNNNNNNNNNNNNNNNNNNNNNNNNNNNNATGAGCACGGAAAGGATCCAATAGTAGCAGGCGTGTGCACCCGAGAGCTTCTGAACTCATTCACACCAAgagttttcggtccactccgctccccgTTATGGGGAGCGGCTAGAGCGGAGTGGTGCATTTACATGTGCTTCGTGGAATATCATGTGTAATACTTTCTATATATGATATACTGTTAATTCTagttcataatatatatatttatgtatatatttctttcttctttcttttttatttatttattaattttattttttctaaatAATACCTATAATCAGtgtggggagagagagagagagagagagagagagagagagagagagagagagagagagagagcataaaatcaaaatgaaatatctaaagTTAAAAGAGATCAGTGTATAGATTcaaagtttaaaattgaaaagcCACAAACTTAGTTCAGAACTTTGCATGGCGCTCAGAGTCGTGGTAGTGACAGTATACAATGTCATATCAACGTCTGTCCCGAGACTGGACCCCGAattgtaataaatgaataaGATTCAAATGTCagtttcattatattgaaatttttattctttcttctcttcgtttttttttatctctctctctctctctctctctctctttctttttaacattgaaaatcctgtaaaatgttacttacttacttaatccTCTGGGTTCCCTGGGTTCCCTGGGGAACATAGGGACGAAACCACACTCTTCCAACGTACATGGTTCTGGGCGATCCTCTTTAGCTCAGCCCATGTCATTCCAGCAGCCTTCACTTCTTTGTTTACGCTTCTGCGCCAGGTCTGTCTGGGTCCTCCTACTTTTCTTTTGCCCTGCGGGTTCCATTCAAGGGCTTGTCTGGTGACGTTTGACGAGGACTTTCGAAAAGTGTGGCCAATCCAGCTCCACTTCCGTTTTCTGATTTCCAGGTCTATCAATATTGGAACTTGCTTGGTCTTATTCCAGAGTTCTGAATCTGGAATAACATCCAGCCATTTGATGTTAATGAGGCGTCGGAGTCATCTGTTGGTGAATGTCTGGAGCTTGTGGGTGTTTGTTTTCGTTGTTCGCCAAGTTTCAGTCAAAAAGAAGGACATATTTTAAATTGGTGTTAAAAATTCTTATTTAGTTATGGATTGAAAGGGCTGAGGAATTCCAGATTGGTCTGAGGACAATAAAGGCATGTCGGGCTTTGTTGATGCGACTCTTTCTGTCCTCTGTCCCGCCATCTTTGCTAAGCACACTACCGAGATAGACAACCTTGTCTGTTTCCTTGATGTCTTCCTGTCCAAGTTGAAGTGGGTTCTGTTGTCGGTTGTTTACTCTCATCacctgtctttttttttttcttcttttttttttttgtcttttttttttttttttttgttgatcTGGAGGCCTGTCTTTCCTGCTTCTTTTGCAACACGGCACAACTTATCTTGGGCATCTTGCTGCTTGTGGGAGAGAAGACTGATGCCATCAGCAAAGTCCAGGTCCTCCAACTGTTTAGTGGAGGTCTACTGGATTCATGTCTTCTGGCCTGCTGTGGATTGCCGCATTACCCAATCGATCACTATCAGGAAAATTGTCGGCGAGAGTAAGCAGCCTTGACGAACACGCGGTTCCTACAGAAAAAGGTTCCGTCAGCTTCTCATCATGTACGTCATGGCATGTGGCATCTTCGTAAAGTTGTTGGATAATGGAGACAAATTTGCATGGGAAGCCGTAGTGATGTATGAGTTTCCAGATGGCATCCCTGACAACTGCTTTCTGGAAATCAACAAAGACTGCACACAGGGGTGTCTGCCACTCCATAGACTGCTCTATGATTATTCTCATTGTGGCAATATGGTCGGTGCAGGATCTGTCTTGACGAAAGCCTGCCTGTTCTTCACGCAGAGTCTTGTCGAGGGCAGTCTTTAGTCTCTCCAACATGATCCCGGCTAGTACCTTCCCTGGAATGAATAATAGCATAATGCCCCTCCAGTAGTTGCATGATGAGAGATCTCCTTTTTTCGGCAGCTTTACAAAGTGTCCTTTCTTCCAGTCTTCTGGCACTGTTTCCTGCCCCCAGATCTTGTGTAGGAGGGAATTCCACATCTCCGTTGACGCTTGTCTGCTTTCAGTGCTCCAGGTGGTATTCCGTCGGGACCCGCTGCTTTGCTCAACTTGAGGGACTTAATAGCTTTGGTGACATTTGTCTTGGTTGGCGGGCCAGTATTGATGTCTAAAAGCTGGGTTGGTGGTGGAATATCTGGGGGGTGGTACTGGTCTGTTCAGTGTCTCTTTGAAGTGCTCTGCCCACCTTGCTCTCTGTTCTTTTTCTCCTGGGATTGTGTGTCCCTTCTTGTCTTTGACTGGACGtgtaaaattgttaagtcgtacgTAAATTAGATCATCACGAAATTATCTCCCTTCCGTTGAACAggatttcaaccaatgaaataaattagaattttctcattatacattttctaccaatcacAAAGGAGAGGAAGTGTATTGCccgaagactgtaaaatacTTCAACTATAAATGGTTGCACTactctattaattttgcctataggttcttaccaaaattactcacctttgaCCTGACCCTGCTTCCTTAAAGTAAACTTCTCAGAAGTTTtactttcacatcatgtagtacaATTCTTGATAggcattttcataccaaaaaatacatacaCATCCGGCAAGGCATGAGAGTATTTACATTGAAGTCAAGCACGTGCTaaatcagctggtcaaaagccaaaATACAAGCAAAgttccaggaattattttctttcggccATCCGTGAACCTCCACATAAATAGAGTGATGTAACCTGCAGAGCGAAGCTATAAATACGCCTTAAGCGGCCAAGTTACGAGCGTGGCTCGCATGCACGACCTTCCAGTCAGCAAATTCAACCACTTAGCCACTGCAACCGGTGTTATAggatgtttatttattttatttagtaaaaacATCCTTTCTTATCACCTATTATCTCAATATTTGAAAGGCTGATTGGATGTCACAGTGCTTATATCTAGAGAAATACAATGCACTGAAACAGCACATGTTTCATACAGACAAAACACTATCAATGCAAACACAAAGCCATCCAACAAGACACTGAAGTTTCAAGCAGGtgtctaacccccccccccccccccccctcataaAATACAGTATCTGCCAAAATCAGACAGCTGAAACACAGATGTTCATCTTATGAAAATTATTAGCCCATTTCCGGATTGAAACGCCCAAATAGAAATGCCCCCTgctttgatttttaaaacaatttatgGAATACTGTATATCTTGGCTCGAATTTTGTTAAGGCTATTTTTTCAGCGAACAGACGTGAGGTTGATCAGTGTTTTATCTCTGGATCACCAGCGCTCGGTCATTCCCTACATGTACCTGGCGAACGACACATTGCGACAAAACAGGTTTACGAAGCATTATCCGTCCTATACATAAcaaatttatatcaataaatactTCCCAAGGCAAGCAGTCATGAATCAGATTAGAAATATTATCAACTCTGGATAGAAGCATCATCACCGTAATTAAATAGCGTAAAGgaaaacaaacacataaaaagCAATATAACCTTGTCTAGATTTTTTACGATGATGAAATTTCGACACTATTTTTACACAATCAGATTTCATGTCCTTGAGTCTGTGTAACACACAGAGAGTTGCATTTACCACTGAGGTGGTGTTCTGGTTGAAACATGTGTACATACGTAGCACATCAATTAAACTGGCGGTCCCACGTGGTCATCACAGACGACAACGT
This genomic window from Ostrea edulis chromosome 4, xbOstEdul1.1, whole genome shotgun sequence contains:
- the LOC130053785 gene encoding uncharacterized protein LOC130053785, with the protein product MWNSLLHKIWGQETVPEDWKKGHFVKLPKKGDLSSCNYWRGIMLLFIPGKVLAGIMLERLKTALDKTLREEQAGFRQDRSCTDHIATMRIIIEQSMEWQTPLCAVFVDFQKAVVRDAIWKLIHHYGFPCKFVSIIQQLYEDATCHDVHDEKLTEPFSVGTACSSRLLTLADNFPDSDRLGNAAIHSRPEDMNPVDLH